One region of Planifilum fulgidum genomic DNA includes:
- a CDS encoding MFS transporter, with protein sequence MRGKRRIWALIPLDLFKSRNFSASFLSLFLAGFATNGPMLLLPLFFQNVLGLSVIASALWLIPQGLGMLVTRPLIGRMTDQLGARFVVLPSIAVTIIGTLPFAFFDFGTAQWLVWLVLFIRGMGVGGFTIAVMSDAYTGVQKPLVPAASVATRIVQNVGAAFGSAILATVVSIALNGQGSAANVAGAYHAGFITSLIFMVISILPALFLTSKMRRDDRVVETGP encoded by the coding sequence ATGCGGGGAAAAAGAAGGATTTGGGCGTTGATTCCGCTGGATTTGTTCAAATCGAGAAATTTCAGCGCATCGTTTCTTTCCCTGTTTTTGGCGGGATTTGCCACCAACGGGCCGATGCTGCTTCTTCCGTTGTTTTTTCAAAATGTGCTCGGCCTCAGCGTCATCGCGTCGGCGCTTTGGCTGATACCGCAAGGACTGGGGATGCTGGTGACACGGCCGCTCATCGGCAGAATGACGGACCAATTGGGAGCCCGGTTTGTCGTGTTGCCCTCGATTGCCGTCACCATCATCGGGACGCTTCCCTTTGCCTTTTTTGATTTCGGGACAGCGCAATGGTTGGTGTGGCTTGTCCTGTTCATACGTGGAATGGGCGTTGGAGGGTTTACGATCGCCGTGATGAGCGATGCCTACACAGGGGTTCAGAAACCGCTCGTCCCGGCGGCCAGCGTGGCCACCCGGATTGTCCAAAACGTGGGTGCCGCCTTCGGCTCCGCGATTCTGGCGACGGTTGTAAGCATCGCCTTAAATGGGCAGGGAAGCGCGGCAAACGTTGCCGGCGCTTATCACGCAGGCTTCATTACCAGCTTGATTTTCATGGTGATCAGCATTTTGCCCGCTCTGTTTTTGACCAGCAAGATGAGAAGGGACGACAGGGTAGTTGAAACGGGACCATAA
- a CDS encoding TetR/AcrR family transcriptional regulator encodes MKKTGKRRRGDALSENIYNATIETIKKVGYTNLTFQQIAHAAKTSRTVIYRRWKTKFDLIYEIWLHKTRKALGGELIDQIENTGSLRGDLLRLLSLYQKMFTEVSPEIMNAILYEMGQDNQKMAEMKAEATTKNIQTMRKLLGFAKARGEKIKEVSDATLTLPFDLIRVENLLRKDDIDKNRLELLVDEILLPVFRE; translated from the coding sequence ATGAAAAAAACAGGCAAGCGCCGGCGCGGAGACGCCTTGAGCGAAAACATTTATAACGCCACGATCGAGACGATCAAAAAAGTGGGCTACACCAATCTCACCTTTCAGCAAATCGCCCATGCCGCCAAAACGAGCCGAACCGTCATATACCGCCGCTGGAAAACCAAATTCGACCTGATTTATGAAATTTGGCTGCATAAAACGAGAAAAGCGCTGGGAGGCGAATTGATCGATCAGATTGAGAATACGGGGAGTCTGCGCGGTGATTTGTTGCGGCTGCTTTCGCTCTACCAAAAGATGTTCACAGAGGTCAGCCCGGAAATTATGAACGCGATCTTATATGAAATGGGGCAAGACAACCAAAAAATGGCCGAAATGAAAGCGGAGGCGACAACAAAAAATATCCAGACCATGCGGAAACTGCTTGGCTTCGCCAAAGCCAGGGGGGAAAAGATCAAAGAGGTCAGCGATGCCACCCTGACCCTGCCCTTCGATCTGATCCGCGTGGAAAACCTCCTGCGCAAAGATGATATTGACAAGAACCGGCTCGAGCTGTTGGTCGATGAAATATTGCTTCCGGTTTTCCGGGAATAA
- a CDS encoding DEAD/DEAH box helicase family protein — MRRFPDDISFIPPWRRYQRRVLENLDRHLENRHLHLVAPPGSGKTVLGLEVMLRVNKPTIILAPTLTIKEQWLQRFLELFLKANEKPEWISTHIKQPAFVTITADQALHSLFEKETEEAEVFKMKAGKPCRAPWKRASSAKKKEPIGFGRSSWM, encoded by the coding sequence ATGCGGCGATTTCCCGATGACATCTCTTTCATCCCTCCGTGGAGACGCTACCAGAGGCGGGTTTTGGAAAATCTGGACCGGCATTTGGAAAACCGCCACCTGCACCTGGTCGCCCCGCCCGGTTCCGGCAAGACCGTCCTCGGGCTGGAGGTGATGCTGCGCGTAAACAAGCCGACGATCATTCTCGCCCCGACCTTGACGATCAAGGAGCAATGGCTTCAACGCTTCTTGGAACTGTTTCTTAAGGCGAACGAAAAGCCGGAATGGATCTCCACCCACATCAAACAGCCCGCCTTTGTAACCATCACCGCCGATCAGGCGCTGCACAGCCTGTTCGAAAAAGAAACGGAAGAAGCGGAAGTGTTCAAGATGAAGGCCGGTAAACCGTGTCGAGCGCCTTGGAAGCGCGCCTCATCCGCAAAAAAAAAGGAACCCATCGGGTTTGGACGATCATCCTGGATGTAG
- a CDS encoding MFS transporter, translated as MRRHWMPFGVLFVVWSAFLLSFVDRLTWPPIIPLASRDLGISAAQAGGYMTAFYIGYVMTQLPGGYLTDRFGYRKVLLTSFLVMGTFTAAMGLVENYAAGFLLRILAGMGSGAVFSAGVRAIFDWFRQNSRATAMGFFMTASSLGVTVVNLFVPSVSHRFGWHMAFYTAGLFPLIGFLIALFLLKERTPKAEGNRAGRPFLQDMKRLLSNRNFLLLALAGFFAMWATWGTATWANSYLNQGLHLSLVEAGYVMSLFGIASILCKPLIGILSDWIGGRHKALLILLLGLFGPILIAFGANERAPLVYPLAVLLGIASYIYSPIMNTAVGESVDRDLVGTATGLVNTIWQLGSLVSPVVVGAVIDATRNFFCGFLTLAAGPVLGTVTLLFFKEKPASSR; from the coding sequence ATGCGCAGACATTGGATGCCCTTCGGGGTGCTTTTTGTTGTTTGGAGCGCCTTTTTGCTCTCCTTTGTGGATCGTCTGACCTGGCCTCCGATCATTCCCCTCGCGTCCAGGGATCTCGGCATTTCGGCGGCGCAAGCCGGGGGTTATATGACCGCCTTTTATATCGGATACGTGATGACCCAGCTGCCCGGCGGCTATCTGACCGATCGATTCGGCTACCGAAAAGTGCTGCTGACTTCCTTTCTGGTGATGGGGACCTTTACCGCGGCGATGGGCCTGGTTGAAAACTACGCCGCCGGGTTCCTGCTCAGGATCCTTGCCGGCATGGGATCGGGGGCCGTGTTTTCCGCCGGCGTCCGGGCCATTTTCGACTGGTTCCGGCAAAACTCCCGCGCAACGGCGATGGGCTTTTTCATGACCGCCTCTTCGCTGGGAGTGACGGTGGTCAATCTCTTCGTCCCCTCCGTTTCCCACCGCTTCGGGTGGCACATGGCCTTCTACACCGCCGGTCTCTTTCCCCTCATCGGCTTTTTGATCGCCCTCTTCCTGTTGAAGGAGCGAACGCCGAAAGCCGAAGGAAACCGGGCGGGACGTCCCTTCCTTCAGGACATGAAAAGGCTGCTTTCCAACCGCAATTTCCTCCTTCTGGCCCTGGCCGGTTTCTTCGCCATGTGGGCCACCTGGGGAACGGCCACCTGGGCCAATTCCTACCTGAATCAGGGGCTGCACCTTTCCCTGGTCGAGGCGGGATACGTCATGTCCCTGTTCGGGATCGCCTCCATCCTGTGCAAACCGCTGATCGGCATTTTGTCGGATTGGATCGGCGGAAGGCACAAAGCGCTTCTCATCCTCCTGCTCGGGCTGTTCGGGCCGATTTTGATCGCCTTCGGCGCAAATGAGCGCGCCCCGCTGGTTTATCCTCTGGCGGTCCTGCTCGGCATCGCCTCCTATATCTACAGCCCGATCATGAACACCGCCGTCGGTGAATCGGTCGACAGGGATTTGGTGGGAACCGCAACCGGTTTGGTCAACACGATCTGGCAGTTGGGCTCCCTCGTGTCACCGGTGGTTGTCGGCGCGGTGATCGACGCCACCCGGAACTTTTTCTGCGGGTTTCTCACCCTGGCCGCCGGTCCGGTGCTGGGAACGGTCACCCTCCTGTTTTTCAAGGAAAAACCGGCCTCTTCACGCTGA
- a CDS encoding alpha/beta hydrolase gives MGFSRMDCQFPSHGDKCSAWLYLPDGAVKPPLVVMAHGFGGLKNCGLEPYAELFAEHGLAVLLFDYRGFGESEGTPRQLISPRRHVEDYHAAVAWARGLKDIHSEKIALWGTSFSGGHAIVAAAQDPKIAAITIQVPFVSGIASATPIVIQNGPKYFFKAAFSAFRDLWRAATAREPYLVQVYGAPDEFAILNSHDTKAGYESLIPPGFEVENATPARIFLTLVLYRPLSVAGRVQCPALVIAGEHDSLIPIKSVKKASAKMKRAELMSLPIGHFEPYLGETFNQVSKKQLDFLKTHLL, from the coding sequence ATGGGTTTTTCAAGGATGGATTGTCAGTTTCCAAGCCATGGCGATAAATGTTCCGCTTGGCTTTACTTGCCGGATGGCGCGGTTAAGCCCCCGCTGGTTGTTATGGCCCATGGTTTCGGGGGATTGAAAAACTGCGGATTGGAACCGTATGCTGAATTGTTCGCCGAACACGGATTGGCCGTTTTGCTGTTTGATTACCGGGGATTTGGGGAAAGTGAAGGCACCCCAAGGCAGTTGATTTCCCCGCGGCGGCACGTGGAGGACTATCATGCCGCCGTGGCCTGGGCGCGGGGGCTGAAAGATATCCATTCCGAAAAGATCGCGCTGTGGGGGACCTCTTTCAGCGGCGGCCACGCCATTGTGGCGGCAGCCCAGGATCCGAAGATCGCCGCCATTACCATTCAAGTCCCGTTTGTTTCCGGGATAGCCAGTGCTACTCCGATCGTGATTCAGAACGGTCCGAAATACTTTTTCAAAGCCGCTTTCTCGGCATTCAGAGACCTTTGGCGGGCCGCAACGGCACGGGAACCTTACTTGGTCCAGGTTTATGGCGCGCCTGATGAGTTTGCCATATTAAACTCCCATGATACCAAAGCCGGATATGAATCCCTGATCCCTCCGGGGTTTGAGGTGGAGAATGCAACGCCGGCCCGCATTTTTCTGACCTTGGTCTTATACCGTCCATTAAGTGTGGCCGGCAGGGTACAATGCCCGGCGCTTGTCATCGCGGGGGAGCACGACTCGTTAATTCCCATCAAGTCCGTCAAAAAGGCGTCGGCGAAAATGAAGCGGGCTGAGTTGATGTCCCTTCCCATCGGTCATTTCGAACCCTATTTGGGCGAAACATTCAACCAAGTGTCGAAAAAGCAGCTGGACTTTCTGAAAACCCATTTGTTATGA
- a CDS encoding M3 family oligoendopeptidase — protein sequence MAAKYAMTWDLDVFFPGGSGSPEFRRFVEELTRDVGNLEQKIKALDSAGKNKRPEVWSTLIRDVQELGKRLRQAGSFTSCLTAQNVKDEQAKLLRGRLTQLYAAYGAAMTQLERRILEVPDAEWRELINHPEIQPVAFSLEERRRRAAEQLPPEQEILVGDLAVDGYHAWGELYNTVVGRITIPFEEDGEVKQLSVGQARNKFSSPDRRVRETVFERWQKAWQEHAELFASALNHLGGFRLNLYRHRGWDSVLKEPLDDNRMTRETLETMWEVIDRNKERLIPYFERKAKLLGLDALRWCDLDAPIPGGEKSVSYDEAADFIIEQFGRFDPNLADFARTAFENRWIEAEDRPNKRPGGFCTAFPVSGQSRIFMTFGGTIGNISTLAHELGHAYHQQLIGQLPYWSQLYPLNLAETASTFAESIVTDAAIRHASSDAERLSLLEEKLQRAAAFFMDIRARFLFETRFYEERKEGPVSVDRLSELMVTAQREAFADALGDYDPTFWASKLHFYITGQPFYNFPYTFGFLFSAGLYARAQTEGPAFAKRYADLLRDTGRMNVEDLAARHLGVDLKRPEFWQNAVDEVLSDVERFLRLSEKA from the coding sequence ATGGCGGCAAAATACGCGATGACCTGGGATCTGGACGTCTTTTTTCCCGGCGGGAGCGGTTCTCCGGAATTTCGCCGGTTCGTCGAGGAGCTGACCCGGGATGTGGGGAATCTGGAGCAGAAGATCAAGGCTTTGGATTCCGCCGGGAAGAACAAGCGGCCGGAAGTGTGGAGCACGCTGATCCGCGATGTGCAGGAACTGGGAAAACGGCTTCGCCAGGCGGGATCTTTCACAAGTTGCCTGACCGCCCAGAATGTCAAGGATGAACAGGCCAAACTGCTGCGGGGGCGGCTGACCCAGCTTTACGCCGCTTACGGGGCCGCGATGACCCAGCTGGAACGGCGGATCCTGGAGGTGCCCGATGCGGAGTGGCGGGAGCTGATCAACCATCCGGAGATCCAACCCGTTGCCTTTTCCCTGGAGGAACGCCGTCGGCGCGCCGCTGAACAATTGCCCCCGGAACAGGAAATCCTGGTGGGCGATCTGGCGGTGGACGGTTACCACGCCTGGGGTGAACTGTACAACACCGTGGTGGGGAGGATCACCATTCCCTTCGAGGAGGACGGGGAAGTCAAACAGCTTTCCGTCGGGCAGGCGCGGAACAAATTCTCCAGTCCGGACCGAAGGGTGCGGGAAACGGTTTTTGAAAGGTGGCAGAAAGCCTGGCAGGAACATGCCGAGCTTTTCGCGTCCGCCCTCAACCATCTCGGAGGCTTTCGGCTCAATCTGTACCGCCATCGCGGATGGGATTCGGTCCTGAAGGAACCTTTGGACGACAACCGGATGACCCGGGAGACCCTGGAGACGATGTGGGAGGTGATCGACCGCAACAAAGAGCGGTTGATTCCCTATTTCGAGCGGAAGGCGAAGCTCCTCGGCCTGGATGCGCTCCGCTGGTGCGATCTGGATGCGCCGATCCCCGGCGGGGAAAAATCGGTCAGTTACGATGAGGCGGCCGATTTCATCATCGAGCAGTTCGGTCGATTCGATCCGAATCTGGCCGATTTCGCCCGGACAGCCTTTGAAAACCGGTGGATCGAGGCGGAGGACCGCCCCAACAAGCGGCCGGGCGGCTTTTGCACGGCCTTTCCGGTGAGCGGCCAGTCCCGGATTTTCATGACCTTCGGCGGAACCATCGGCAACATTTCCACCCTGGCCCATGAGCTGGGGCACGCCTACCATCAGCAGCTGATCGGGCAGTTGCCCTACTGGTCCCAGTTGTATCCGTTAAACCTGGCCGAGACCGCGTCCACCTTTGCAGAGTCGATCGTCACCGACGCGGCGATCCGGCACGCTTCCTCCGACGCGGAACGCCTCTCCCTGCTGGAGGAGAAGCTGCAGCGGGCGGCGGCCTTTTTCATGGACATTCGGGCCCGCTTCCTGTTTGAAACCCGCTTTTATGAGGAGAGAAAAGAGGGACCGGTCAGCGTGGACCGGTTGAGCGAGTTGATGGTGACCGCCCAAAGGGAGGCCTTCGCCGACGCCCTGGGGGATTACGATCCCACCTTCTGGGCTTCCAAGCTGCACTTTTACATCACGGGCCAGCCCTTCTACAACTTCCCCTACACCTTCGGCTTCCTGTTCAGCGCCGGCCTTTACGCGCGGGCGCAGACGGAAGGGCCGGCCTTCGCAAAGAGGTATGCGGATCTGCTCCGGGACACCGGGCGCATGAACGTGGAGGATCTGGCCGCCCGCCATCTCGGCGTCGACCTGAAGCGACCGGAATTCTGGCAGAACGCGGTGGACGAGGTTCTTTCCGACGTGGAGCGGTTTTTGCGCCTGTCGGAGAAGGCGTGA
- a CDS encoding KamA family radical SAM protein: protein MPRYITDIRKIEAIPEEEREKLAPITDKFVFRVNDYYLSLINWDDPNDPIRKLIIPNEGELDEYGRWDASEEHLNYVAPGCQHKYATTALLLVSEVCGAYCRFCFRKRLFRNDVHEASLNVEPGLEYISKNPQINNVLLTGGDSLILSTKKIRSILQRLREIPHVKIIRFGSKLPAFNPMRIYEDEELLETLSEFSRPDARIHVMAHFNHPRELTEHAYRAINALQRAGVILVNQTPVLRGINDDPKVLAELLDKLSWAGVTPYYFFQNRPVAGNADFVIPFKEQYRIIEEAKARTSGLGKRVRYVMSHSSGKIEILAVDGDKIYLKYHQARHPDYYGHFMVFDCPDDAAWFDDLPGADKVLEAQKQDATA from the coding sequence ATGCCGCGCTATATTACCGACATCCGCAAGATTGAGGCGATCCCGGAAGAAGAGCGCGAGAAATTGGCACCGATCACGGATAAATTCGTGTTTCGGGTGAACGACTACTACCTCTCCCTGATCAATTGGGACGACCCCAACGACCCGATCCGCAAGCTGATCATCCCCAACGAAGGAGAACTGGATGAATACGGTCGCTGGGATGCCTCCGAAGAACACCTGAACTATGTGGCTCCGGGTTGCCAGCATAAATACGCGACCACTGCCCTGCTGTTGGTGTCCGAAGTTTGCGGCGCATATTGCCGTTTCTGTTTCCGGAAGCGGTTGTTCCGCAACGATGTGCACGAAGCGTCGCTCAATGTCGAACCGGGCTTGGAATACATTTCCAAAAATCCGCAGATCAACAACGTGCTGCTCACCGGCGGCGATTCGCTGATTTTGAGCACCAAGAAGATCCGCTCCATTTTGCAGCGGCTCAGGGAAATCCCCCATGTGAAGATCATCCGGTTCGGTTCCAAGCTGCCGGCCTTCAACCCGATGCGCATCTATGAAGACGAGGAGCTTCTGGAAACCCTTTCGGAATTTTCCCGACCGGATGCGCGGATTCACGTGATGGCCCACTTCAACCATCCGCGGGAGCTGACCGAGCACGCCTACCGGGCGATCAACGCCCTTCAGCGGGCCGGCGTGATCCTGGTCAACCAGACTCCGGTTCTCCGGGGCATCAACGATGATCCGAAAGTGCTTGCGGAACTCCTGGACAAACTCTCCTGGGCGGGTGTCACTCCCTACTACTTCTTCCAAAACCGTCCGGTGGCCGGAAATGCGGACTTTGTCATCCCCTTCAAGGAGCAGTACCGGATCATCGAGGAGGCGAAGGCGCGCACCTCGGGGCTCGGAAAGCGGGTTCGCTATGTGATGAGCCACTCCTCCGGGAAGATCGAGATTCTGGCGGTGGACGGGGACAAGATCTACCTCAAATACCATCAGGCTCGCCACCCGGACTACTACGGCCATTTCATGGTGTTTGACTGCCCGGACGACGCCGCCTGGTTCGATGATCTTCCGGGAGCCGACAAGGTGCTGGAGGCCCAGAAACAGGACGCAACGGCCTGA
- a CDS encoding GNAT family N-acetyltransferase has protein sequence MIEIRRLSDCTWKEAVGVWNEGFQDYFADVKMDADAFTARLVREGLSPELSVMAFHDGRPAGILLSGIRLIGGKRVAWNGGTAVVPRTRRLGVGQALVEAALGIYRENRADIATLEAIRQNKRAIALYKRMGYQTVDRLGVYRCAGPLPDVFFRGGDGESYTVRRGRPQEAARLPFYRLTAPWQTHWQSLVGGESLIAFDSGGNAAGYALCRRAYDPAGNLTGITLFQCEAAPGRGDREAVTGFLLEEAFAPLHLPVRRTAFNLPLSNRAVSGLLERAGFSLELEQVHMIRHC, from the coding sequence GTGATCGAAATCCGACGGCTGAGCGATTGTACGTGGAAGGAGGCGGTGGGCGTCTGGAACGAGGGATTTCAGGATTACTTCGCCGATGTGAAAATGGATGCGGACGCCTTCACCGCCCGGCTGGTCCGGGAAGGGCTCTCCCCGGAATTGTCGGTGATGGCTTTTCATGACGGCCGGCCGGCAGGGATTCTGCTCAGCGGCATCCGCCTCATCGGGGGCAAGCGGGTCGCCTGGAACGGGGGGACCGCCGTCGTTCCCCGCACCCGCCGCTTGGGGGTGGGACAGGCGCTGGTGGAGGCGGCCCTCGGGATTTACCGGGAAAATCGGGCGGACATCGCCACCCTGGAGGCGATCCGGCAGAATAAGCGGGCGATCGCTCTGTACAAACGGATGGGATATCAAACGGTCGACCGGCTCGGCGTTTACCGGTGCGCCGGTCCCTTGCCCGACGTTTTCTTTCGCGGAGGGGACGGGGAAAGTTACACCGTCCGGCGGGGGCGTCCGCAGGAGGCGGCCCGGCTCCCCTTTTACCGGTTGACGGCGCCCTGGCAAACCCATTGGCAAAGTCTTGTCGGCGGAGAATCCCTCATCGCCTTCGACTCCGGGGGGAATGCGGCGGGATACGCCTTGTGCCGGCGCGCTTACGACCCGGCGGGGAATCTGACAGGGATCACCCTGTTCCAGTGCGAAGCGGCCCCGGGGCGGGGGGACCGTGAGGCCGTCACGGGCTTTCTGTTGGAGGAAGCGTTTGCCCCCCTGCATCTGCCGGTCCGGCGGACGGCGTTCAACCTGCCGCTCTCCAACCGGGCGGTGTCGGGGCTTTTGGAGCGGGCGGGATTTTCTCTGGAGCTGGAGCAGGTGCACATGATCCGTCACTGTTAG
- a CDS encoding FMN-binding glutamate synthase family protein, with protein MDFFEGFLTLEMTVLIVAVFVPLIAAIYLYIYDRRQKQHSVLRNYPILGKVRYFLEMIGPELRQYLFDSDNEARPFSREQYGHIVKRSKYVRDVIGFGSKRDFDRAGYYIRNAMFPLQLEEMKFDRKTTVSTYKYVLLREGLFSRKEVRVRDELCAYLLDEADAVVIGKGCRHPFVVRGPIGMSAMSYGSLGSHAISALSVGLGMARGTWMNTGEGGISPYHLKGDVDLIMQIGPGLFGVRDEEGRLDWEELKRKAELPQVKAIELKLGQGAKIRGGHVDAEKVTPEVAAIRKVKPYQSIDSPNRFREFRDVPSMVDFIERIREATGKPVGIKIVVGGPDSLMELAAHMKETGKGPDFITVDGGEGGTGASYQELADSVGLPAKSALMIADATLRRFGVRDRVKVIASGKLFSPDRIAVALAMGADLVNIARGFMIAVGCIQSLKCHSNNCPVGVATTDPKLQQALVIEEKCYRVLNYLVSLRQGLFRVAAAAGVDSPVRLKPRHVIYKDEKGVVTSLEEIYRLMTAKVGDLPTG; from the coding sequence ATGGATTTTTTTGAAGGCTTTTTAACGCTCGAGATGACCGTCTTGATCGTCGCCGTCTTCGTTCCCCTGATCGCGGCGATCTATTTGTACATTTACGACCGGCGGCAGAAACAGCACTCGGTTCTCCGCAACTATCCGATCCTCGGCAAGGTGCGCTACTTTTTGGAGATGATCGGCCCGGAGCTGAGGCAGTATCTCTTTGACAGCGACAACGAGGCAAGGCCCTTTTCCCGGGAACAATACGGCCACATCGTGAAGCGTTCCAAATATGTGCGGGATGTGATCGGTTTCGGCTCCAAACGGGACTTCGACCGGGCGGGCTACTATATCCGCAACGCCATGTTTCCCCTGCAGCTGGAGGAAATGAAGTTTGACCGGAAGACGACGGTTTCCACCTACAAATATGTGCTGCTCCGGGAGGGTCTGTTTTCCCGAAAAGAGGTCCGGGTCCGGGACGAGCTCTGCGCCTACCTGCTGGACGAAGCCGACGCGGTCGTGATCGGGAAGGGTTGCCGGCATCCCTTCGTCGTCCGGGGACCGATCGGGATGTCGGCGATGAGTTACGGTTCCCTGGGATCCCATGCCATTTCCGCCCTGTCGGTCGGCCTCGGAATGGCCCGGGGGACGTGGATGAACACCGGCGAGGGAGGGATCTCCCCCTACCACCTGAAGGGGGATGTGGATCTGATCATGCAAATCGGTCCGGGATTGTTCGGCGTGCGCGACGAGGAGGGGCGGCTTGACTGGGAGGAACTGAAGAGGAAGGCGGAGCTGCCCCAGGTGAAGGCCATTGAATTGAAGCTGGGGCAGGGGGCCAAGATTCGCGGCGGCCACGTCGACGCCGAGAAGGTGACGCCGGAAGTCGCCGCGATTCGCAAGGTGAAGCCCTATCAATCGATCGACAGCCCCAACCGGTTTCGGGAATTCCGCGACGTGCCGTCGATGGTCGATTTCATCGAGCGCATCCGCGAAGCGACCGGAAAGCCGGTCGGCATCAAAATCGTGGTGGGCGGCCCCGATTCCCTGATGGAGCTGGCGGCCCACATGAAAGAGACGGGAAAGGGGCCCGATTTCATCACGGTGGACGGCGGGGAAGGGGGGACAGGGGCCTCCTATCAGGAGCTGGCGGACAGCGTCGGCCTGCCGGCCAAATCGGCCCTGATGATTGCCGACGCCACCCTGCGGCGCTTCGGCGTGCGCGACCGGGTCAAGGTGATCGCCTCGGGCAAGCTGTTCTCCCCGGACCGGATTGCCGTCGCCCTGGCCATGGGTGCCGATTTGGTCAACATCGCCCGGGGGTTCATGATCGCCGTCGGGTGCATCCAGTCCCTCAAATGCCACTCCAATAACTGTCCGGTCGGGGTGGCGACGACGGATCCGAAACTGCAACAGGCCCTGGTGATCGAGGAGAAGTGTTACCGGGTGCTCAACTACCTCGTTTCCCTGCGCCAGGGGCTTTTCCGGGTCGCTGCGGCCGCCGGGGTGGATTCGCCCGTCCGGCTGAAACCCCGGCACGTCATCTACAAGGATGAAAAGGGCGTCGTCACGTCCCTGGAGGAGATTTACCGCTTGATGACCGCCAAGGTGGGTGATCTTCCGACCGGCTGA
- a CDS encoding NAD(P)H-quinone oxidoreductase, with product MKAIIVREPGCAEQLAMGEVPAPEPTEEELLVRVKATALNRADILQREGKYPPPPGASPLLGLEMAGVVERVGRKCTGWKEGDRVFGLLPGGGYAEYCVIPGRMAMPIPENLSFEEAAAVPEVFLTAYQALFWLGSLQRGQRVLIHAGASGVGTAAIQLVREAGAEPLVTAGSPEKLAACRELGAAEAFSYREGPFAPRVKDATGGRGVDLILDFVGAPYWEQNVECLATDGRLILISTLGGPKVEKVNLLTLISKRIQVTGTTLRARSVDYKIRLTEDFARFALPRFRDGRLKPVIDKVFSWESVREAHRRMEENRNIGKIVLRVD from the coding sequence GTGAAGGCGATCATCGTCCGGGAGCCCGGATGCGCCGAACAGCTGGCGATGGGTGAAGTTCCCGCCCCTGAACCGACAGAGGAGGAGTTGCTGGTCCGGGTGAAGGCCACCGCCCTGAACCGGGCCGACATCCTGCAGCGGGAGGGAAAATATCCGCCTCCGCCCGGCGCCAGCCCGCTGCTGGGTTTGGAGATGGCCGGCGTGGTGGAACGGGTGGGGAGAAAATGCACCGGCTGGAAGGAAGGCGACCGGGTGTTCGGCCTGCTGCCGGGGGGCGGGTATGCGGAGTACTGCGTGATTCCGGGGAGAATGGCGATGCCGATCCCGGAAAACCTCTCCTTTGAAGAGGCGGCGGCGGTGCCGGAGGTGTTTCTGACCGCTTATCAGGCCCTGTTTTGGCTGGGCTCCCTTCAAAGGGGGCAGCGGGTGCTGATTCACGCCGGGGCCAGCGGGGTGGGGACGGCGGCGATCCAGCTGGTCCGGGAAGCGGGGGCGGAACCCTTGGTGACCGCCGGTTCTCCGGAAAAGCTGGCGGCCTGTCGGGAGCTGGGGGCGGCGGAGGCCTTCTCGTACCGGGAGGGCCCCTTCGCCCCCCGGGTGAAGGATGCGACCGGCGGCCGCGGTGTGGACCTGATTCTCGATTTCGTCGGAGCTCCGTATTGGGAGCAAAACGTGGAATGCCTTGCGACGGACGGCCGGCTGATCCTGATCAGCACCCTGGGCGGGCCCAAGGTGGAAAAGGTGAATCTTCTCACCCTGATCAGCAAGCGGATCCAGGTGACCGGCACCACCCTGCGCGCCCGAAGCGTCGATTACAAGATCCGGCTGACGGAGGATTTCGCCCGTTTCGCCCTGCCCCGTTTCCGGGACGGCCGGCTGAAACCGGTGATCGACAAGGTCTTTTCCTGGGAGTCGGTGCGGGAAGCCCATCGCCGGATGGAGGAGAACCGAAACATCGGCAAGATCGTGTTAAGGGTCGACTGA